A single genomic interval of Anopheles marshallii chromosome 2, idAnoMarsDA_429_01, whole genome shotgun sequence harbors:
- the LOC128709865 gene encoding glycine dehydrogenase (decarboxylating), mitochondrial: MMLSKRQLQALCRTGLTRHDAGLAPRQLAAALHSNLQFQRYLATVEELFPNKPDFASRHIGPRKTDVVTMLNSIGFKSLDELSEKAVPDAIKFKRILNIEDPMNEHELIERIQQISDKNEVWRSYIGMGYHNCLVPHPILRNVFENPGWTTQYTPYQPEISQGRLESLLNFQTLVTDLTGLEIANASLLDEGTAAAEAMSLCFRHNKRRKVFLSRKLHPQTVAVVKTRLEAFGIEVVFGSVKEIDFGDHEISGVLMQYPDTFGDVQDFEQVSKDCKKNGTLVVVATDLLALTLLRPPAEFGADIAIGSAQRLGVPLGYGGPHAAFFACRQKLTRLIPGRMIGVTRDMDGEDAYRLALQTREQHIRRDKATSNICTAQALLANMAAMYAIYHGPEGLKNIANRVHNCALALNAGIEKAGHQQLNKAFFDTLHVVPNGTTTAEIKSRAEQKKINLRYFEDGSIGVSMDETVKTSDIADLLWVFGCPDIDSSVADPQATGRTIHNTQFRRTSPFLTHPIFNKHHSESRMVRYMKQLENKDISLVHSMIPLGSCTMKLNSTTEMIPCSFPKFTEIHPFAPREQAQGYMQMFAELEKDLCEITGYDKISFQPNSGAQGEYAGLRAIRSYHMSRGEQRRTICLIPISAHGTNPASAQMAGMKVEAIRVNSATGVIDMEHLKEKVEQHSENLSCLMLTYPSTNGIFEDNVVEVCELVHKHGGQVYLDGANMNAQVGLCRPGDFGSDVSHLNLHKTFCIPHGGGGPGMGPIGVKSHLAPFLPTHPVIDPHPESDGKSFGVVSAAPYGSSAILPISWSYIKLMGGRGLRRATQVAILNANYMSKRLENHYKTLYTDPTTGLVAHEFIIDVRDFKKTANVEAVDIAKRLMDYGFHAPTMSWPVAGTLMVEPTESEDKEELDRFCEAMITIRKEIQDIEEGRLDIRVNPLKMAPHTQKQTISSEWNRPYPRELGAFPAPFVKPETKIWPTVGRIDDLYGDKHLVCTCPPMVPDYE, encoded by the exons ATGATGCTGAGCAAGCGGCAACTGCAGGCCCTCTGCCGCACAGGTCTAACGCGCCACGATGCTGGCCTTGCGCCCCGGCAGTTGGCAGCCGCGCTGCACAGCAATCTACAGTTCCAGCGCTATCTGGCAACGGTGGAGGAGCTGTTTCCCAACAAACCGGACTTTGCCTCGCGGCACATCGGTCCGCGCAAGACTGACGTCGTTACCATGCTGAACTCGATCGGATTCAAG TCGCTGGATGAACTATCCGAGAAAGCCGTGCCGGATGCGATCAAATTCAAGCGCATACTCAACATCGAGGATCCTATGA ACGAACACGAACTGATCGAACGAATCCAGCAAATTAGTGACAAGAATGAAGTTTGGCGCTCGTACATCGGCATGGGCTACCACAACTGTCTGGTGCCGCATCCAATATTGCGCAACGTCTTCGAAAATCCGGGCTGGACGACCCAGTACACACCGTACCAGCCCGAGATTAGCCAGGGCCGGTTGGAGTCGTTGCTCAACTTCCAGACGCTCGTGACCGATCTGACCGGGCTGGAGATCGCCAACGCGTCCCTGCTGGACGAAGGTACGGCCGCTGCCGAAGCGATGAGTCTCTGCTTCCGGCACAACAAACGGCGCAAGGTGTTCCTGTCGCGCAAGCTGCACCCCCaaacggtggcggtggtaaaGACCCGGCTGGAGGCGTTCGGCATCGAGGTggtgttcggttcggtgaaGGAGATCGACTTCGGTGATCACGAGATCTCGGGCGTGCTGATGCAGTACCCGGACACATTCGGTGACGTGCAGGACTTCGAGCAGGTGTCGAAGGACTGCAAGAAGAACGGCACGCTCGTGGTGGTGGCAACGGATCTGCTCGCGCTCACGCTACTACGCCCACCGGCCGAGTTCGGAGCTGACATTGCGATCGGGTCGGCACAGCGGTTGGGCGTCCCGCTAGGGTACGGCGGTCCCCACGCGGCGTTCTTTGCCTGCCGGCAGAAGCTGACGCGTTTGATACCGGGCCGTATGATCGGTGTGACGCGCGACATGGACGGTGAGGATGCGTACCGGCTGGCGCTGCAAACGCGCGAGCAGCACATTCGCCGCGACAAGGCGACGAGCAACATCTGCACGGCACAGGCCCTGCTCGCCAACATGGCCGCAATGTACGCGATCTATCACGGTCCGGAAGGGTTGAAGAACATTGCCAATCGGGTGCACAACTGTGCGCTTGCGCTAAACGCCGGCATTGAGAAGGCTGGCCATCAGCAGCTGAACAAAGCGTTCTTCGATACGCTGCACGTCGTCCCGAACGGAACGACGACGGCGGAGATAAAGTCGCGCGCGGAGCAGAAGAAGATCAATCTGCGCTACTTCGAGGACGGTTCGATCGGCGTGTCGATGGACGAGACGGTCAAGACGTCGGACATTGCCGATCTGCTGTGGGTGTTTGGCTGCCCGGACATTGACAGCTCGGTGGCAGATCCACAGGCCACCGGTCGTACGATTCACAACACACAGTTCCGCCGCACTTCGCCCTTCCTGACGCATCCGATCTTCAACAAGCATCACAGCGAGTCCCGTATGGTGCGGTACATGAAGCAGCTGGAGAACAAGGACATCTCGCTCGTGCACTCCATGATTCCGCTCGGGTCGTGCACGATGAAGCTCAACTCGACGACGGAAATGATTCCGTGCTCCTTCCCGAAGTTCACCGAAATACATCCGTTCGCGCCGCGCGAACAGGCCCAGGGATACATGCAGATGTTTGCCGAGCTGGAGAAGGATCTGTGCGAGATCACCGGGTACGATAAGATCTCGTTCCAGCCGAACAGTGGCGCGCAGGGTGAGTACGCTGGGTTGCGCGCCATCCGCAGCTATCACATGTCGCGCGGCGAACAGCGGCGCACGATCTGTCTGATCCCGATCAGTGCGCACGGCACCAACCCCGCCTCGGCCCAGATGGCCGGCATGAAGGTGGAAGCGATCCGCGTGAACAGTGCGACCGGTGTGATCGATATGGAGCATCTGAAGGAGAAGGTGGAACAGCATTCGGAGAACCTGTCCTGTCTGATGCTCACCTACCCGTCCACGAACGGAATCTTCGAGGACAATGTGGTGGAGGTGTGCGAGCTGGTGCACAAGCACGGTGGCCAGGTGTATCTGGACGGTGCGAACATGAACGCTCAGGTGGGGCTGTGTCGACCGGGTGACTTCGGCAGCGACGTGTCCCATCTGAACCTGCACAAGACGTTCTGCATTCCGCACGGCGGTGGCGGTCCGGGCATGGGTCCGATCGGTGTGAAATCCCATCTGGCACCATTCCTTCCCACACATCCCGTGATCGATCCGCATCCGGAGAGCGATGGCAAAAGCTTCGGTGTGGTCAGTGCCGCACCGTACGGTTCGTCTGCCATCCTGCCAATCTCCTGGTCGTACATCAAGCTGATGGGCGGTCGGGGGTTACGCCGAGCGACCCAGGTTGCCATCCTGAACGCAAACTACATGTCCAAACGGCTCGAGAATCACTACAAAACGCTCTACACCGATCCGACGACGGGACTGGTGGCGCACGAGTTCATCATAGATGTGCGAGACTTCAAAAAGACCGCCAACGTGGAGGCCGTGGACATTGCGAAACGGCTCATGGATTATGGGTTCCATGCACCGACCATGTCCTGGCCCGTTGCCGGCACGCTCATGGTAGAACCGACGGAATCCGAGGACAAGGAAGAGCTGGACCGGTTCTGTGAGGCGATGATCACGATTCGCAAAGAAATTCAAGACATCGAGGAAGGCCGGTTAGACATCCGGGTGAACCCGCTCAAGATGGCACCCCACACACAGAAGCAAACCATCTCGTCCGAATGGAACCGACCGTATCCACGTGAACTGGGAGCGTTCCCGGCG CCTTTCGTAAAACCGGAAACGAAAATTTGGCCCACGGTCGGACGCATTGATGATCTGTACGGTGATAAGCATCTGGTCTGCACCTGTCCCCCAATGGTGCCGGATTATGAGTAA
- the LOC128707256 gene encoding ruvB-like helicase 1 has protein sequence MKIEEVKSTVKTQRIAAHSHVKGLGLDEAGVPLQMASGLVGQKDAREAAGVVVDLIKSKKMSGRALLLAGPPGTGKTAIALAIAQELGNKVPFCPMVGSEVFSSEIKKTEVLMENFRRSIGLRIRETKEVYEGEVTELTPVETENPMGGYGKTISNVVIGLKTAKGTKQLKLDPSIYETLQREKVEVGDVIYIEANSGAVKRQGRSDNFATEFDLETEEYVPLPKGEVHKKKEVVQDVTLHDLDAANARPQGGQDVLSIVGQMMKPKKTEITDKLRTEINKIVNKYIDQGIAELVPGVLFIDEVHMLDLECFTYLHKSLESAIAPIVIFATNRGRCVIRGTDDIVSPHGIPLDLLDRLLIVRTKPYNIGEMEQIIRLRAQTEGLNVEDTAIQALSEIGSNTTLRYAVQLLTPANQTSKVNGRTQITKDDIMDVHSLFLDAKRSAKFLQEENTKYML, from the coding sequence ATGAAGATTGAAGAAGTGAAAAGTACGGTGAAAACCCAGCGAATTGCTGCTCACAGTCACGTGAAGGGGCTGGGACTGGATGAGGCAGGAGTCCCTCTGCAGATGGCATCCGGTTTGGTCGGACAAAAGGATGCCCGTGAAGCAGCCGGCGTTGTGGTGGATTtgataaagtcaaagaaaatgtCCGGTCGAGCGCTGCTGCTCGCAGGGCCACCGGGTACCGGCAAAACGGCTATTGCCCTTGCTATTGCACAGGAGCTCGGCAACAAGGTACCGTTCTGTCCGATGGTCGGTTCGGAAGTGTTTAGCAGCGAGATCAAAAAGACGGAAGTGTTGATGGAAAACTTCCGCCGCTCGATTGGGTTGCGTATTCGCGAAACGAAGGAAGTTTACGAAGGGGAAGTTACGGAGCTGACACCGGTCGAGACGGAAAATCCAATGGGAGGGTATGGCAAGACGATTAGCAACGTGGTGATTGGACTGAAGACGGCCAAAGGCACCAAACAGCTAAAGCTCGACCCGAGCATCTACGAAACGTTGCAGCGGGAGAAGGTCGAAGTTGGCGATGTGATTTACATCGAAGCAAACAGTGGCGCagtgaagcgtcagggtcgcagcGACAACTTCGCCACCGAGTTCGATCTGGAAACGGAGGAGTATGTGCCGCTGCCGAAAGGTGAGGTGCACAAGAAGAAGGAAGTGGTGCAAGACGTGACGCTGCACGATCTGGATGCGGCCAATGCACGGCCCCAGGGCGGCCAGGATGTGCTTTCGATCGTGGGTCAAATGATGAAACCGAAGAAGACGGAAATCACGGACAAGCTGCGCACGGAGATCAACAAGATCGTGAACAAATACATCGACCAGGGCATAGCGGAACTCGTTCCGGGTGTGCTGTTCATCGACGAGGTACACATGCTCGATCTGGAGTGTTTCACGTACTTGCACAAATCTCTCGAATCGGCCATCGCTCCGATCGTCATCTTTGCCACGAACCGGGGCCGTTGCGTGATACGCGGTACGGACGACATCGTTTCTCCGCACGGCATTCCGCTGGATTTGTTGGATCGCTTGCTGATCGTGCGCACGAAACCATACAATATTGGCGAGATGGAACAAATTATACGTCTGCGGGCACAAACCGAGGGTTTGAATGTGGAGGACACTGCCATACAGGCGCTCAGTGAAATCGGTTCGAATACGACGCTCCGGTACGCGGTGCAGCTGCTGACTCCGGCCAACCAGACGAGCAAGGTTAATGGGCGTACGCAGATCACCAAAGACGACATTATGGACGTACATTCCCTGTTTTTGGATGCGAAGCGATCGGCCAAATTTTTGCAGGAGGAAAACACGAAATACATGTTGTAA
- the LOC128707547 gene encoding saccharopine dehydrogenase-like oxidoreductase — protein sequence MNMARRLDVIIFGASGFTGKYAVLESIKLLANMKWGIAGRSQNKLQDILKEIGDKAKTDLSHVPIVLADVDNQDSLHNMARDCRVVVNCCGPYRLYGEPVLKACLAERTHHVDVSGEPQFLEGMQLKYHEAAKEKGIYLISACGFDSIPADMGTVFLEQQFDGVVNSVESYIVSKQKGRRELGAIHYGTWASAVHAIANMHEVGEIRRKLFAKKMPDVKPKLAERPVLHRSENGNKWSLPFQGADRSCVARTQRFFYETENKRPLQMRAYISFGGFAEVLAVSFVGAIFWLMVKTNFGRQMLLNHPKLFSLGLVSHQGPSDEAMNNTQFALYFEGRGWEEKLASPEDKYTTPPNKVIRTKVAGTNPGYGATCVALVLCARTILQEGDKMPGRGGYLTPGAAFAKTNLINELCQNGFAFEVLSTAKL from the exons ATGAATATGGCACGCAGACTCGATGTTATTATATTCGGTGCGAGTGGATTTACTGGAAAGTATGCCGTGCTCGAGAGTATCAAACTGTTGGCCAATATGAAATGGGGCATCGCTGGTCGAAGCCAAAATAAGCTACAGGACATACTGAAGGAAATAGGCGATAAGGCCAAGACGGATCTATCACACGTACCGATTGTGCTGGCCGATGTGGACAACCAGGACTCGCTGCACAATATGGCGCGAGACTGCCGTGTAGTGGTCAACTGCTGCGGCCCGTACCGGCTGTACGGTGAACCGGTGCTAAAGGCATGCCTTGCTGAGCGTACGCATCATGTCGATGTGAGCGGTGAACCACAATTTCTTGAAGGTATGCAGCTAAAGTATCACGAAGCGGCTAAGGAGAAAGGCATCTACCTTATCTCGGCCTGTGGATTCGATAGCATTCCGGCCGACATGGGGACGGTGTTTTTGGAGCAACAGTTCGATGGTGTCGTTAATTCTGTGGAGAGCTACATTGTTTCCAAGCAGAAGGGTCGGCGCGAACTGGGTGCCATCCATTATGGTACGTGGGCATCAGCGGTGCATGCCATCGCTAATATGCACGAGGTGGGTGAAATTCGTCGGAAACTGTTCGCAAAGAAAATGCCCGATGTCAAACCAAAGCTTGCGGAGCGGCCAGTTCTGCACCGGTCGGAAAACGGGAACAAGTGGTCGCTACCGTTCCAAGGAGCTGATCGTTCGTGCGTCGCCCGTACGCAGCGGTTTTTCTATGAGACGGAAAACAAACGTCCCCTGCAGATGAGGGCGTACATATCGTTTGG CGGATTTGCAGAAGTATTGGCTGTATCGTTTGTGGGAGCTATCTTTTGGTTGATGGTGAAGACCAATTTCGGCAGACAGATGTTGCTTAATCATCCCAAACTGTTCTCCTTGGGATTGGTTTCTCATCAGGGCCCCAGCGACGAAGCGATGAACAACACCCAATTTGCGCTTTACTTTGAGGGCAGAGGATGGGAAGAAAAGCTAGCCAGTCCGGAGGATAAGTATACCACACCTCCGAATAAGGTCATTCGTACGAAGGTCGCCGGAACTAATCCGGGATATGGGGCCACGTGTGTTGCGCTAGTACTTTGTGCCCGTACAATCCTACAGGAAGGCGACAAAATGCCGGGAAG AGGCGGTTACCTAACTCCGGGGGCAGCATTTGCAAAGACGAATCTGATCAACGAACTTTGCCAGAATGGATTCGCATTTGAAGTGCTGTCGACGGCCAAATTGTGA
- the LOC128707125 gene encoding osmotic avoidance abnormal protein 3, with protein sequence MAENVKVVVRCRPMSKREQQSNCKNVIQIDNALVNLDNPNDANAPQKSFQFDNAYGYAATTENIYSDICYSLVESVLEGYNATIFAYGQTGCGKSHTMQGTTYNLSAADPNNANNIGIIPRSFEHIFEAISLANELRYLVLVSYLEIYNETIRDLLQPQTQPAGSLQIKEIPGEGVTVQNLSLHTVHGMKECIELLELGAKNRMVGATLMNIESSRSHSIFSISLEQMSTSVDGDGAAIKRGKLNLVDLAGSERQSKTGATGERLKEATKINLSLSALGNVISALVDGKTRHIPYRDSKLTRLLQDSLGGNTKTLMIACISPAGYNYDETLSTLRYASRAKNIANKPRVNEDPKDTMLREYQQEILRLKELLKGGETPLQLAHTNGHDRETSSLDVEKQALKTQYDQEVMHLRREYEQQKIAKQELVKDIEKIKAYYEQQMQLLAAKKLSDGEKDLPNTSLAGRDRKEIYDRIKQIKDALIGGERANDIQLKEKRYRNKLASEKRINALAQALGRIEQPADRDLLQGHYSDIQQDLKVRYEQIRALRKRNKFFEQEVSDIQGEFQRERDDYLATIRLLEKKILFYETVFQKAMPVLRKDGRYWNLECLEKESEWNDDLRKWRLPDDTLLRLRLPPAETSPPPPPEVTSPGKLNGRESQTSLTAPGRLERSSTMILAKLPEFQRDANALAADEQNQRKGDFLSKSTNSNPFPKIEDVAMTYFRPRRAAELVYKSGWRSFQK encoded by the exons ATGGCGGAAAACGTGAAAGTGGTCGTACGGTGCCGACCGATGAGCAAACGCGAACAGCAATCAAACTGCAAG AACGTTATACAGATCGATAACGCACTGGTAAATCTGGACAATCCGAATGACGCGAATGCACCGCAAAAATCGTTTCAGTTTGATAACGCCTACGGATATGCGGCGACGACGGAGAATATCTACAGCGACATTTGTTACTCTTTGGTGGAG AGTGTTCTTGAGGGTTACAATGCGACAATCTTTGCCTACGGTCAAACGGGTTGCGGTAAATCGCACACAATGCAGGGGACCACCTACAATCTGTCGGCGGCCGATCCAAACAATGCCAACAACATTGGCATTATACCACGTTCGTTCGAGCACATCTTCGAGGCGATCTCATTGGCCAACGAGCTGCGGTATCTGGTGCTGGTTAGCTATCTGGAGATCTACAACGAAACGATACGCGATCTGCTGCAGCCGCAAACCCAACCGGCGGGTAGTTTGCAGATCAAGGAAATACCCGGCGAAGGGGTCACGGTTCAAAACCTTTCCCTGCACACCGTGCACGGGATGAAGGAATGCATCGAACTGTTGGAGCTAGGCGCCAAGAATCGTATGGTCGGTGCAACGCTTATGAACATCGAAAGTTCCCGATCGCACTCGATCTTCAGCATAAGTTTGGAGCAAATGTCTACCAGCGTGGACGGTGACGGAGCGGCGATCAAACGTGGCAAGCTGAACCTGGTAGATTTGGCCGGTTCCGAGCGACAAAGTAAAACCGGAGCTACGGGCGAAAGGCTAAAGGAGGCAACGAAAATTAATCTCTCGCTGTCCGCGCTCGGCAATGTCATATCCGCGCTCGTGGACGGCAAAACCCGACACATTCCGTACCGCGATTCGAAGCTCACCAGACTGCTGCAGGACTCGTTGGGCGGCAACACTAAAACACTGATGATTGCATGCATTTCACCGGCGGGTTACAATTACGATGAAACGCTTTCCACGCTACGGTACGCTAGCAGGGCGAAAAACATTGCCAACAAACCGCGCGTCAACGAGGATCCGAAGGATACGATGTTGCGCGAATATCAGCAGGAAATTCTTCGTCTTAAGGAACTGTTGAAAGGAGGCGAAACTCCTTTGCAACTCGCCCACACTAACGGGCACGATCGCGAGACGAGCAGTCTGGATGTGGAAAAGCAAGCTCTTAAAACACAGTACGATCAGGAGGTGATGCACCTTCGCCGGGAGTACGAACAGCAGAAGATCGCCAAACAGGAGCTCGTTAAGGATATTGAAAAGATAAAAGCGTACTACGAACAGCAAATGCAACTGCTCGCGGCGAAAAAGCTTTCCGACGGCGAAAAGGATCTCCCAAACACGAGTCTGGCCGGTCGGGATCGCAAAGAAATTTACGATCGCATCAAACAGATCAAGGACGCACTGATCGGTGGCGAGCGTGCGAACGACATCCAGCTGAAGGAGAAACGCTACCGAAATAAGCTCGCGTCGGAGAAACGGATCAACGCCCTTGCGCAAGCGCTTGGCCGAATCGAGCAGCCAGCGGACAGGGATTTACTACAGGGACACTACTCGGACATACAGCAGGATTTGAAAGTACGCTACGAACAGATTCGGGCACTTCGAAAGCGTAACAAATTCTTCGAGCAAGAAGTGTCCGACATTCAGGGCGAGTTTCAACGCGAACGGGACGACTACCTTGCGACGATAAGACTGCTGGAGAAGAAGATTCTATTCTACGAAACGGTGTTCCAGAAGGCGATGCCCGTCCTGCGCAAAGATGGACGGTACTGGAATTTGGAGTGTCTGGAAAAGGAGTCGGAATGGAATGATGATTTGCGCAAGTGGCGCTTACCGGACGATACGCTTTTAAGGTTGCGCTTACCACCGGCCGAAAcatcaccaccgccaccaccggaGGTGACTTCACCCGGGAAACTTAACGGGCGTGAAAGTCAAACGTCCCTAACCGCACCGGGACGACTAGAGCGCAGCTCCACGATGATACTTGCCAAATTGCCCGAGTTCCAGCGAGACGCCAACGCACTGGCAGCGGACGAGCAGAACCAGCGTAAAGGTGATTTCCTGAGCAAAAGCACCAACAGTAATCCCTTTCCGAAGATCGAAGACGTTGCGATGACATACTTCAGACCACGACGGGCCGCGGAACTGGTGTACAAAAGCGGTTGGCGATCATTTCAAAAGTGA
- the LOC128719854 gene encoding NAD(P)H-hydrate epimerase — protein MKYLNQQEAISVDEELFNEYKFSVDQLMELAGLSCAHAIADAYTPDRTNKVLICCGPGNNGGDGLVVARHLSLMNYEPYVYYPKRTDKDLFKNLQHQAECMGIAVTVDCPVSASAVDSEFGLIVDALFGFSFKVPVREAFRPIMEVLQKTTLPIVSVDIPSGWDVELGPQSDCDIKPDCLISLTAPKLCAKHLANAKHYLGGRFVPKKLEEKYSMSLPQYKGRDLFVRLS, from the exons ATGAAATATCTTAACCAGCAAGAAGCGATAAGCGTTGATGAGGAGCTGTTCAACGAATACAAGTTTAGTGTTGATCAGCTGATGGAATTGGCGGGCCTTAGCTGTGCGCACGCCATCGCCGATGCATACACTCCCGATAG GACGAACAAAGTGCTAATCTGTTGTGGGCCAGGCAATAATGGAGGTGATGGATTGGTGGTGGCCCGACATCTCTCGTTGATGAACTACGAACCGTACGTTTACTATCCGAAGCGAACTGACAAGGATCTGTTCAAAAACCTTCAGCATCAAGCAGAGTGCATGGGAATTGCCGTAACAGTAGACTGTCCTGTCTCCGCATCAGCGGTAGACTCGGAGTTTGGACTGATAGTGGATGCTCTGTTTGGGTTTAGCTTTAAAGTACCCGTACGGGAAGCATTCCGTCCAATAATGGAGGTATTGCAGAAGACAACGCTGCCCATCGTGAGTGTAGACATACCGAGCGGATGGGATGTAGAACTGGGACCACAATCGGACTGTGATATTAAACCGGACTGTCTTATTTCACTAACTGCACCGAAACTATGTGCGAAACATTTGGCAAATGCAAAGCACTACCTTGGCGGACGCTTTGTTCCTAAAAAGCTGGAGGAAAAATACTCGATGAGTTTGCCCCAGTACAAGGGACGGGATCTTTTCGTTCGGTTAAGTTAA
- the LOC128719963 gene encoding cytochrome c oxidase subunit NDUFA4: MQGLTMASLKKNPALIPLYVCIALGSAGAVFYTLRLALRSPEVTWSRKNNPEPWEEFRNKQHKFYSPVRDYSNISSPAPKYTD, from the exons ATGCAGGGACTGACGATGGCTAGTTTGAAGAAAAACCCAGCG CTGATCCCGCTGTACGTCTGTATTGCGCTGGGTTCGGCTGGAGCCGTCTTTTACACCCTCCGTCTGGCGCTGCGCAGCCCCGAAGTCACCTGGAGCCGCAAGAACAACCCGGAGCCATGGGAGGAGTTCAGAAACAAGCAGCATAAG TTCTACTCGCCGGTCAGGGACTATTCCAACATCAGCAGCCCGGCCCCGAAGTACACCGACTAA